Proteins from one Bacteroides mediterraneensis genomic window:
- a CDS encoding TIM-barrel domain-containing protein has protein sequence MRKEILFLAALASCISSFAQHFEKTAQGGKFQTAQPVLNGEVIFYSPSIVRIVKYPSAEMPEKKSYPVIKTPEKVEIAYTQNGNTVCMTAGKMKVTLDVATGKVTYTDEKGKTLLKEKVEGTNFIPRKDVDRDAYTVSQAFSLAPDEAIYGLGQRQSGAMNHRNQQIHLSNGNTNICIPYFTSEKGYGVYWDNPGISDFSDTPYETSFSSQVGLCSDYYFLYEDGTQDGVIACIRDLTGKATMFPLWTMGYWQCRERYKSPDELCGVLDKYRKLEIPLDGIVQDWQYWGCDSNWNAMKFMNPRYINKMDDAEALRYLPNGEDKNARYPKPRFKSPEEMVEYVHKNNAHLMISVWASFGPWTDQFKELDKMGALLKFETWPPKSGAHPYDPFNKDARDLYWRYLSHLHQMGIDAWWTDSTEPDHLNPKESDFDLLTADGSFRSVHNAFPLTHNRGIYEHQRAVSDAKRVFQMTRSGYLGQQHYGALSWSGDVVSSWDVLRQQIPAGLNFTLCGIPFWNTDLGGFFGWEYNNDCTNVAYQELHVRWFQWGCFMPLMRNHCSSPMLNEIDLFGKEGDWAYDAQKRIIELRYRLLPYIYSLNGAVVQEDGCMMRPLVMDFATDRKAILLDNEYLFGKQILVRPVTEPLYTKKVEGNKGVTTVPDVAKASAPVKVYLPKGTKWIDFWTNETVEGGQELQRACPVDILPLYIKAGSILPLGPKVQYSTEKKWDNLDICVYPGADGEFTLYEDEFDNYNYEKGMFSTIRFHWNDATRTLTIDDRSGEFPHMLKKRNFHITLMQPGKQSAETVTVKPDKKVSYSGKKMTIRL, from the coding sequence ATGAGAAAAGAAATTCTATTCCTAGCCGCACTGGCTTCTTGCATTTCCTCCTTCGCGCAGCATTTTGAAAAGACTGCCCAAGGGGGAAAATTCCAGACCGCACAACCTGTTTTGAACGGGGAAGTGATTTTTTACTCCCCTTCCATCGTGCGCATCGTGAAATATCCTTCGGCTGAAATGCCCGAGAAAAAAAGTTATCCCGTCATCAAGACTCCGGAAAAAGTGGAGATTGCCTACACTCAGAACGGGAACACGGTGTGCATGACCGCCGGAAAGATGAAAGTCACACTGGATGTGGCCACCGGAAAAGTGACCTACACCGATGAAAAAGGAAAAACCTTGTTGAAGGAAAAAGTAGAAGGCACCAACTTCATCCCCCGGAAAGATGTAGACCGCGATGCGTATACCGTGAGCCAGGCGTTCAGCCTTGCCCCCGATGAAGCCATCTACGGACTGGGACAACGGCAGAGCGGAGCCATGAACCACCGCAACCAGCAGATTCACCTGTCCAACGGCAACACCAACATCTGCATCCCCTATTTCACTTCCGAAAAAGGCTACGGTGTGTACTGGGACAATCCGGGCATCTCCGACTTCAGCGACACGCCCTACGAGACCTCGTTCTCTTCACAGGTGGGCCTTTGCTCCGACTATTACTTCCTCTATGAAGACGGCACGCAGGACGGCGTGATTGCCTGCATCCGCGACCTGACGGGAAAAGCCACCATGTTCCCGCTCTGGACCATGGGCTACTGGCAGTGCCGCGAGCGCTACAAGAGCCCCGACGAACTCTGCGGCGTGCTCGACAAGTACCGCAAACTCGAGATTCCCCTCGACGGTATCGTACAGGACTGGCAGTACTGGGGATGCGACTCCAACTGGAACGCCATGAAGTTCATGAACCCGCGCTACATCAACAAGATGGACGATGCGGAAGCCCTGCGCTACCTGCCGAACGGCGAAGACAAGAACGCCCGCTATCCGAAACCCCGCTTCAAAAGCCCGGAAGAGATGGTGGAATACGTACACAAGAACAATGCCCACCTCATGATTTCCGTATGGGCCAGCTTCGGCCCCTGGACCGACCAGTTCAAGGAACTCGACAAGATGGGTGCCCTGCTGAAATTCGAAACCTGGCCGCCCAAGTCGGGAGCCCATCCCTACGACCCGTTCAACAAGGACGCACGCGACCTCTACTGGCGTTACCTCAGCCACTTGCACCAGATGGGCATCGATGCCTGGTGGACCGACTCTACGGAACCCGACCACCTGAACCCTAAGGAAAGTGATTTCGACCTGCTGACAGCCGACGGTTCTTTCCGTTCCGTACACAATGCCTTCCCGCTGACCCACAACCGGGGTATCTATGAACACCAGCGTGCTGTATCGGATGCCAAACGAGTGTTCCAGATGACCCGCTCGGGCTACCTGGGCCAGCAGCACTACGGTGCCCTGAGCTGGAGCGGCGACGTAGTATCGAGCTGGGACGTACTCCGCCAGCAGATTCCCGCCGGACTGAACTTCACGCTTTGCGGCATCCCGTTCTGGAATACAGACTTAGGAGGCTTCTTCGGCTGGGAATACAACAACGACTGCACGAACGTGGCCTATCAGGAACTGCATGTACGCTGGTTCCAGTGGGGTTGCTTCATGCCGCTGATGCGCAACCACTGTTCTTCGCCGATGCTGAACGAAATCGACCTCTTCGGCAAGGAAGGCGACTGGGCCTACGACGCACAGAAACGCATCATCGAACTCCGTTACCGCCTTTTACCTTATATATATAGTCTGAACGGAGCCGTGGTACAGGAAGACGGCTGCATGATGCGCCCGCTGGTGATGGATTTCGCCACCGACCGCAAGGCCATCCTGCTGGACAACGAATACCTCTTCGGCAAGCAGATTCTGGTACGTCCGGTCACCGAGCCGCTGTACACCAAGAAGGTGGAAGGCAACAAGGGCGTGACCACCGTGCCCGACGTGGCCAAGGCTTCCGCTCCGGTGAAAGTGTACTTGCCGAAAGGCACGAAATGGATTGATTTCTGGACCAACGAGACCGTGGAAGGCGGACAGGAACTCCAACGCGCATGTCCGGTAGACATCCTGCCGCTCTACATCAAGGCCGGAAGCATCCTGCCGCTGGGCCCGAAGGTACAGTATTCTACCGAAAAGAAATGGGACAACCTGGACATCTGCGTTTATCCGGGTGCCGACGGCGAGTTCACCCTCTACGAAGACGAATTCGACAACTACAACTACGAAAAGGGAATGTTCTCCACCATCCGCTTCCACTGGAACGATGCCACCCGTACGCTGACCATCGACGACCGCAGCGGAGAATTCCCGCACATGCTGAAAAAGCGCAATTTCCACATCACCCTGATGCAGCCGGGCAAACAATCTGCCGAAACCGTCACGGTGAAACCCGACAAGAAAGTGTCTTATTCGGGTAAGAAAATGACAATCAGGCTGTAA
- a CDS encoding ABC transporter ATP-binding protein: MRISYCVRWLWKTSCGFRIPIVVYAGMGVLYVGISLFFVYVCKHLIDIATGVSADALGIYIAWMIGCLLAQLAFSAFRSCLVSRTETALQNELHRRLFVHLMESCWSGREKLHSGDMLNRLEEDVQTVTGALCSTIPSVFITFFQLCGALFFLSRLDIRLTGVLVCIMPVALLFSKSYVRKMRRLSREIRSTDSRIQSHLQENLQHRVLIRTLEYTAQAVRKLGMVQEELWGKVKERTDFSVFSRSMVQVGFMTGYAVAFLWGVFGLQQGTVTFGMMAAFLQLVAQIQRPMVDLSRQIPAFIRIFTSTERLVELEELPQERQGTPVRLEGEVGVRMEQVCYTYPGGSRQVLTDFSHDFPPGSLTAIVGETGVGKSTLLRLVLALLEPDKGRVVFYHGNREVVASPQTRCNLSYVPQGNTLVSGTIRENLRMGNPDTTEEEMRQALHLAVADFVFALSDGLDTVCGERGTGLSEGQAQRIAIARGLLRPGSILLLDEPTSSLDSETEQLLLQRLSGQLHGKTLILISHREAIAQLCTSVVWMKKP; the protein is encoded by the coding sequence ATGAGGATAAGTTATTGTGTGAGATGGTTGTGGAAAACCTCCTGTGGTTTCCGGATTCCCATTGTCGTGTATGCAGGGATGGGGGTGCTGTATGTCGGTATTTCTCTGTTTTTTGTGTATGTCTGCAAGCACCTGATTGACATTGCCACGGGCGTGTCGGCCGATGCGCTAGGCATTTATATCGCGTGGATGATAGGGTGTCTGCTGGCGCAGTTGGCTTTTTCGGCGTTCAGAAGCTGCCTGGTCAGCCGTACGGAAACGGCGTTGCAGAACGAGCTGCACCGGCGGCTGTTTGTGCATCTGATGGAAAGCTGCTGGTCGGGGCGGGAGAAACTGCACTCCGGCGACATGCTGAACCGCTTGGAAGAGGATGTACAGACCGTGACAGGGGCGTTGTGCTCTACGATTCCTTCGGTCTTTATCACGTTTTTCCAGCTGTGCGGGGCCTTGTTCTTTCTTTCCCGTCTGGATATCCGCCTGACGGGGGTGTTGGTCTGCATCATGCCGGTGGCTCTGCTGTTCAGCAAGAGTTATGTGCGGAAGATGCGCCGGTTGTCGCGTGAGATTCGCAGTACAGACAGCCGGATACAGAGTCATTTGCAGGAGAACTTGCAGCATCGGGTTCTGATTCGTACGCTGGAATATACGGCTCAGGCAGTCCGCAAACTGGGAATGGTGCAGGAGGAACTGTGGGGAAAGGTGAAGGAGCGCACGGATTTTTCGGTGTTTTCCCGCTCTATGGTACAGGTAGGTTTCATGACGGGGTATGCCGTGGCCTTCCTGTGGGGGGTGTTCGGCCTGCAGCAAGGGACGGTGACTTTTGGCATGATGGCGGCGTTCTTGCAGCTGGTGGCGCAGATTCAGCGCCCGATGGTGGACCTGAGCCGACAGATTCCGGCTTTTATCCGGATTTTCACTTCGACGGAACGGCTGGTGGAGCTGGAGGAACTGCCGCAGGAACGGCAGGGAACGCCGGTACGCCTGGAAGGAGAGGTCGGTGTCCGCATGGAGCAGGTGTGTTATACCTATCCGGGGGGCAGCCGGCAGGTACTGACGGATTTCTCGCACGATTTCCCGCCGGGAAGCCTGACGGCCATCGTGGGAGAGACCGGAGTGGGAAAGAGCACGCTGCTTCGTCTGGTGTTGGCCTTGCTGGAGCCAGACAAGGGAAGGGTGGTCTTCTATCACGGCAACCGGGAGGTAGTGGCTTCGCCGCAGACACGCTGCAACCTGTCGTATGTGCCGCAGGGCAACACGCTGGTGAGCGGTACCATCCGGGAGAACCTGCGGATGGGAAATCCCGATACGACGGAGGAAGAGATGAGGCAGGCACTTCATCTGGCGGTGGCCGATTTTGTGTTTGCCTTGTCCGACGGACTGGATACGGTGTGTGGGGAGCGGGGCACGGGACTGAGTGAAGGTCAGGCCCAGCGGATTGCCATTGCCCGGGGGCTGCTGCGTCCGGGAAGCATCCTCCTGTTGGATGAGCCGACTTCTTCGCTGGACAGCGAGACGGAGCAGCTGCTGTTGCAGCGTCTGTCGGGCCAGCTGCATGGAAAGACATTGATTCTGATCAGTCACCGCGAAGCCATCGCGCAGTTGTGTACGTCGGTGGTCTGGATGAAGAAACCATAA
- a CDS encoding TonB-dependent receptor, whose product MKHACKGKPCHSWLQTVIATVLFLCWATVGWGQDLSVKGNVTDTKGEPIIGASVVVKGNTTLGTITDMDGQFMLKVPASSTLVISYIGYVTQEIPAKSTIKVILKEDNEMLDEVVVIGYGTQRKGDVTSAIASVKSDNFVKGAVKDVGQLIQGKVAGLAITNPNGDPAGETQIRLRGTNTIGGANTAPLVLIDGIPGTLSTVAPEDVESVDVLKDGSAAAIYGTRGTNGVILITTKQSKGGDICSVEYSGYVSTAMMAKRLEMLNGREFAALYPDYDYGYNTDWVDEISRTPITHVHNLSLMGGNSKTSYIANLNYADRQGTMKKSDFDNFQGRIEVTHRMFDDKVKLKFGIFGKKSQMESTQNGGSFRGSVYSQATRRNPTEPVRNPDGTWYENVNKFEYENPLALLYESDGNVKKTELRYNGNITYNPIKDLTLQALFSYTRENMNRGYSETQNHISALRDHKNGWSSVGAYTEMEKLMELTAQYTKTINDHKFSILGGYSYDETDYEEMWFDNYGFQDDYFGGWHNIGIGSALKEGKASAGSSKTSTNLIGFFGRATYSWKERYLFMAALRYEGASQLWGTDNAWGLFPSVSFGWRITEEPFMKNQHIFNDLKLRVGYGVTGSQPKNPFLGVAMLKYGSYAYVNSSWIQTIVPASNPNPDLRWEEKKETNVGIDWVSWEGRLSGSIDYYNRLVDGLIYDYAVPTPPNLYNTTTANGGKMRNKGVEILVNVIPVQNKDFEWSTTGTFSFNSNKLESLSGSIFKSEYDYFNTGTVEYSGQVADSHRVQVGESIGNFYGFKVVDVDEEGRWIYEDRNGDLINYKDFTHAPEDKHIIGNGLPKYYAGWNNNFRYKNFDLSITMRGAFGFQIINGARMNYENVKNARMENRLKSVNDLVFGKHTLSPEVEPEFNSYYVEDGDYWKIDNITLGYNFGQLGKYIKSLRIYGSVLNALTLTGYKGIDPEVSTDGLTPGYDTRDRYPSIRSFTLGVNVKF is encoded by the coding sequence ATGAAACATGCATGTAAAGGAAAGCCATGTCATTCATGGCTTCAGACTGTTATTGCCACAGTCCTTTTTCTGTGTTGGGCAACCGTAGGATGGGGACAAGACCTGTCCGTCAAGGGAAATGTGACCGACACCAAGGGAGAGCCCATCATCGGAGCCAGCGTAGTGGTGAAAGGAAACACCACACTCGGTACGATTACCGACATGGACGGCCAGTTCATGCTCAAGGTACCTGCCAGCTCCACCCTCGTCATTTCCTATATCGGATATGTGACCCAGGAAATACCCGCCAAATCGACAATCAAAGTCATATTGAAAGAAGACAATGAGATGTTGGACGAAGTCGTAGTCATCGGTTACGGAACCCAGCGAAAAGGAGATGTGACCAGTGCCATCGCCAGTGTAAAATCAGATAACTTCGTCAAAGGAGCAGTGAAAGACGTAGGCCAGCTGATTCAAGGAAAAGTAGCCGGACTGGCCATCACCAACCCCAACGGTGACCCTGCCGGAGAGACTCAGATCCGCCTTCGCGGAACCAACACCATCGGTGGAGCCAATACAGCCCCTCTGGTATTGATTGACGGAATCCCCGGAACCCTGAGCACAGTGGCTCCTGAAGACGTGGAAAGCGTGGATGTGCTGAAAGATGGTTCCGCCGCAGCCATCTACGGTACCCGCGGTACAAACGGCGTCATTCTCATCACCACCAAGCAGTCAAAAGGAGGCGACATCTGCTCTGTGGAATACAGTGGCTACGTCAGTACTGCAATGATGGCCAAACGACTGGAAATGCTCAACGGACGCGAGTTTGCCGCTCTATATCCAGACTATGACTATGGATACAACACCGACTGGGTAGATGAAATCAGCCGTACTCCTATTACCCACGTACACAACCTTTCACTGATGGGCGGCAATTCCAAGACCAGCTACATAGCCAACCTCAACTACGCAGACCGTCAGGGAACCATGAAAAAATCGGACTTCGACAACTTCCAAGGAAGAATTGAGGTAACCCACCGGATGTTCGACGACAAGGTGAAACTGAAATTTGGTATCTTCGGAAAGAAAAGCCAGATGGAATCTACCCAAAACGGAGGAAGTTTCCGTGGCAGTGTCTACTCACAGGCCACCCGGCGCAACCCGACCGAGCCCGTGCGCAATCCGGACGGCACATGGTATGAAAACGTCAACAAATTTGAATACGAAAACCCGCTGGCTTTACTCTATGAATCAGACGGAAACGTAAAGAAAACAGAATTGCGCTACAACGGAAACATCACCTACAATCCCATCAAGGACCTGACCTTGCAAGCCTTGTTCTCTTACACACGCGAAAACATGAACCGCGGATACAGCGAAACACAAAACCATATCTCCGCCCTGCGTGACCACAAGAACGGCTGGTCGTCTGTCGGCGCATACACCGAAATGGAAAAGCTGATGGAACTGACCGCACAATACACCAAGACCATTAACGACCATAAATTCTCCATTCTGGGAGGTTACAGCTACGACGAAACAGACTATGAAGAAATGTGGTTCGACAACTACGGTTTCCAGGACGACTATTTCGGCGGATGGCACAATATCGGCATCGGTTCTGCCTTGAAAGAAGGAAAAGCCTCTGCCGGCTCCAGCAAGACATCAACCAACCTGATTGGTTTCTTCGGCCGTGCCACCTATTCATGGAAAGAACGCTACCTGTTCATGGCTGCTCTGCGCTACGAAGGTGCCAGCCAGCTGTGGGGAACAGACAACGCATGGGGATTGTTCCCGTCTGTATCCTTCGGATGGAGAATCACGGAAGAACCGTTCATGAAAAACCAGCACATATTCAATGACTTGAAACTGAGAGTTGGTTACGGTGTGACCGGTTCACAGCCCAAGAATCCGTTCCTGGGAGTAGCCATGCTGAAATACGGCTCCTACGCCTACGTAAACAGCAGTTGGATACAAACCATCGTACCGGCCTCCAACCCGAATCCGGACTTGCGCTGGGAAGAGAAGAAAGAAACCAACGTCGGTATCGACTGGGTATCCTGGGAAGGACGCCTCTCCGGTAGCATCGATTACTACAACCGACTGGTAGACGGACTGATTTATGACTATGCCGTACCGACTCCTCCCAACTTGTATAACACGACTACGGCCAACGGCGGTAAGATGAGAAACAAAGGTGTGGAAATCCTGGTCAACGTGATTCCGGTACAAAACAAAGACTTTGAATGGAGCACCACCGGTACCTTCTCTTTCAACTCCAACAAACTGGAGAGCCTGTCGGGAAGTATCTTCAAATCAGAATATGACTACTTCAATACCGGAACCGTGGAATATTCCGGCCAAGTAGCAGACTCACACCGCGTACAGGTGGGAGAAAGCATCGGTAACTTCTACGGATTCAAAGTAGTAGACGTGGACGAAGAAGGACGCTGGATTTACGAAGACCGCAACGGCGACCTGATCAATTACAAAGATTTCACGCATGCACCGGAAGACAAGCACATCATCGGTAACGGACTTCCCAAATACTATGCAGGATGGAACAACAACTTCCGCTACAAGAATTTTGATTTGTCTATCACCATGCGCGGTGCCTTCGGCTTCCAGATTATCAACGGCGCCCGCATGAACTACGAGAACGTGAAGAACGCCCGAATGGAAAACCGTCTGAAATCTGTCAACGACCTGGTATTCGGCAAGCATACCCTCAGCCCCGAAGTGGAACCGGAATTCAACAGCTACTATGTGGAAGACGGTGACTACTGGAAGATTGACAACATCACGCTGGGTTACAACTTCGGCCAGCTCGGCAAGTACATCAAGTCATTGCGCATCTACGGTTCCGTACTGAATGCCCTGACCCTCACAGGATACAAAGGCATCGACCCGGAAGTTTCTACCGACGGACTGACTCCTGGATACGACACTCGCGACCGCTACCCGAGCATACGCTCATTCACGTTAGGTGTAAACGTAAAATTCTAA
- a CDS encoding OmpA family protein, translating into MMKKTLFAALALAAASPALAQSEQTAQNGGITEKVEYTDDKYKVETNHFWDNWFLTVGAGPQVMFGDHDKQIGFGKRISPALDIAVGKWFTPGIGVRLMYNGLSLKGATRWGAAHSTGEQVPGWGSGMDYSKFKYYNLRADVLFNLSNLFCGYRENRIWNSSFYAGVGYMRTWEAPTAGDITMSAGWLNSFRLCDALDANIDLRASMVDDAIDGEIGESKFDGLFSATVGLTYKFKRRGWDRSKTVTRYDQTEANAMRDRLNEMNQEVARLKEALSTAEGQQKQEVINKVIAANLIVFPIGKTTLSKEARANLQLLAEAIKAGGSNTVYTITGYADKGTGSQKTNERLSKERAEAVCDCLVNEFGVSKSQLKVEYKGGVDNMFYDNPSLSRVVITRSK; encoded by the coding sequence ATGATGAAGAAAACACTTTTTGCAGCCCTCGCGTTGGCGGCTGCAAGTCCTGCTTTGGCTCAGTCGGAGCAGACAGCACAAAACGGTGGTATCACGGAAAAAGTGGAATACACCGACGACAAATATAAAGTGGAAACCAACCACTTCTGGGACAACTGGTTCCTCACTGTAGGTGCGGGACCGCAGGTGATGTTCGGTGACCATGACAAGCAGATTGGGTTCGGCAAACGTATTTCGCCTGCGCTGGACATCGCTGTAGGTAAATGGTTCACTCCGGGCATCGGTGTCCGCTTGATGTACAACGGTCTTTCCTTGAAGGGGGCTACCCGTTGGGGAGCAGCCCACTCTACCGGCGAGCAGGTGCCCGGCTGGGGAAGCGGTATGGATTATTCCAAGTTCAAATATTACAACCTCCGTGCCGATGTGTTGTTCAACCTTTCCAACCTGTTCTGCGGTTATCGTGAAAACCGTATCTGGAACAGCAGTTTTTATGCAGGTGTAGGCTACATGCGTACGTGGGAGGCTCCTACAGCCGGTGATATTACGATGAGTGCCGGTTGGTTGAATTCCTTCCGCTTGTGTGATGCCTTGGATGCCAACATCGACTTGCGGGCTTCCATGGTGGATGATGCCATCGACGGCGAAATCGGCGAATCCAAGTTCGACGGTCTGTTCTCGGCTACCGTCGGCCTGACCTATAAGTTCAAACGTCGCGGATGGGACCGCAGCAAGACGGTGACCCGCTATGACCAGACCGAGGCCAATGCGATGCGCGACCGCCTGAACGAGATGAACCAGGAAGTGGCCCGTCTGAAAGAGGCTTTGTCTACGGCAGAAGGCCAGCAGAAACAGGAAGTCATCAACAAGGTGATTGCGGCCAACCTGATAGTGTTCCCGATTGGCAAGACCACTCTGTCGAAAGAAGCACGTGCCAACCTGCAGCTGTTGGCTGAGGCCATCAAGGCTGGTGGTTCCAACACGGTGTACACCATCACGGGGTATGCGGATAAAGGTACAGGCAGCCAGAAGACGAACGAGCGTCTGAGCAAGGAACGTGCGGAAGCCGTTTGTGACTGTCTGGTCAATGAATTCGGCGTTTCCAAATCACAGCTTAAAGTGGAATATAAGGGTGGGGTAGACAATATGTTCTATGACAATCCTAGCTTGAGCCGTGTGGTAATTACACGTAGTAAGTAA
- a CDS encoding RagB/SusD family nutrient uptake outer membrane protein: MKNIIRLFSACLLTSALVGSTACTSLLDESYGQVMSNKYSPKTEEEVSYLVNAAYIPWRETLLQWNGVVRSQELCADQDVIPARDGTGWVDGYIYKRWHQHTWTTEDDGVLQGWERTYNGVNTCNRILSQIEEGTINVEGDTKAALVAELKVLRASYYYILIDLYGNVPLVTDFKDESLPKQSTRREVFDFIVKEIKDNIDLLSETPRGYYYGRFNKWAAHTLLAKMYLNAEIWAGEAHWQDCIDECQAVIDFATSTNEYGLEEKQKNVFITQNENSKEIIFALPFDEIYVTGWNDFDFHMYTLAAENQDTYQFTERPWGGVCAIPQFIDSFDPDDLRLKENYIQGPQLTASGEPLQRSDGKGQLIYINEVPSIESSDSGHGYRWGKFEYAKGITNRLSNDWPLFRYADVLMMKAEALMRSGQPGAGALVTEVRKRAFEDPSKAIVTDAQLEGGSCYDYGRRDTNMETHEGGADIKYGRFLDELGWEFCQEGRRRQDMIRFGVFTTKSWFSHDKSNPNRNLFPIPNKAMLTNSNLVQNPQ, translated from the coding sequence ATGAAAAATATCATCAGATTATTTTCCGCATGCCTGCTCACTTCAGCCTTGGTTGGCAGTACGGCATGCACCAGCTTATTGGATGAAAGCTACGGACAGGTGATGTCCAACAAATACTCTCCAAAGACAGAAGAAGAAGTCAGCTATCTGGTAAACGCAGCCTATATCCCCTGGAGAGAAACCCTGCTGCAATGGAACGGTGTGGTGCGCTCACAGGAACTTTGTGCCGACCAGGACGTGATTCCGGCCCGCGACGGTACAGGATGGGTGGACGGATACATCTACAAACGCTGGCACCAGCATACCTGGACTACGGAAGACGACGGCGTACTGCAAGGATGGGAACGTACCTACAACGGAGTGAACACGTGCAACCGTATCCTTTCGCAGATAGAAGAAGGTACCATCAATGTGGAAGGCGACACCAAAGCCGCGCTGGTAGCCGAACTGAAAGTGCTGCGTGCCTCCTACTATTACATCCTTATCGACCTCTATGGAAATGTACCTCTGGTAACCGACTTCAAGGATGAATCACTCCCTAAACAGTCTACCCGCAGAGAAGTGTTCGATTTCATCGTGAAAGAAATCAAAGACAACATCGACCTGCTTTCCGAAACTCCAAGAGGATATTACTACGGACGTTTCAACAAATGGGCAGCCCACACCCTGCTGGCCAAGATGTACCTGAATGCGGAAATCTGGGCAGGTGAAGCCCACTGGCAAGACTGCATTGACGAGTGTCAGGCCGTCATCGATTTTGCCACCTCCACCAATGAATACGGGCTGGAAGAAAAACAGAAAAACGTATTCATCACCCAGAACGAAAATTCCAAGGAAATCATCTTCGCCCTTCCTTTCGATGAAATCTACGTGACGGGATGGAATGATTTCGACTTCCACATGTACACACTGGCCGCCGAAAACCAAGATACCTATCAGTTCACCGAAAGACCGTGGGGAGGCGTATGCGCCATCCCTCAGTTCATCGACTCTTTCGACCCGGACGACCTGCGCTTAAAAGAGAATTATATCCAGGGGCCTCAGCTCACAGCTTCCGGCGAACCGTTGCAGCGCAGTGACGGCAAAGGACAGCTCATCTACATTAACGAGGTGCCTTCCATTGAAAGTTCCGATTCCGGACACGGTTACCGCTGGGGTAAATTTGAATATGCCAAAGGCATTACCAACCGCCTGAGCAACGACTGGCCGCTGTTCCGTTATGCCGATGTGCTGATGATGAAAGCAGAAGCCCTGATGCGTTCCGGACAGCCCGGAGCCGGTGCACTAGTGACAGAAGTGCGTAAACGGGCCTTCGAAGACCCCAGCAAAGCCATCGTTACCGATGCCCAGCTGGAAGGTGGAAGCTGCTATGACTACGGACGCCGGGATACCAACATGGAAACCCACGAAGGCGGGGCAGACATCAAATACGGTCGTTTTCTGGATGAACTGGGATGGGAATTCTGTCAGGAAGGCAGACGCCGTCAGGACATGATCCGTTTCGGAGTATTCACCACGAAATCCTGGTTCTCACACGACAAGAGCAATCCGAACAGAAACCTCTTCCCGATTCCGAACAAAGCTATGCTGACCAACAGCAACCTGGTTCAGAATCCGCAATAA
- a CDS encoding S24/S26 family peptidase, with product MQTEKLWLNNAQFFEEIGRMLQNGHSVTMRAKGNSMFPFIWDERDSVVLQGRKDIAVGSIVLVRLQNGSYVLHRVYRLEKEAMVLMGDGNLYATERCRRNEVVGVAVKIIRDGRFVDCTSRKELFRARVWRKLLPLRRVLLYLCRRWRI from the coding sequence ATGCAGACGGAGAAGTTGTGGCTGAATAATGCGCAGTTTTTTGAAGAGATAGGCCGGATGTTGCAGAACGGGCATTCCGTGACGATGCGGGCGAAGGGAAACAGCATGTTCCCGTTCATCTGGGACGAGCGTGACAGTGTGGTGTTGCAGGGAAGGAAGGATATTGCCGTGGGCAGTATCGTACTGGTACGGTTGCAGAACGGAAGCTATGTGTTGCACCGGGTCTACCGGCTGGAAAAGGAGGCGATGGTGCTGATGGGCGACGGAAATCTGTATGCCACGGAGCGTTGCCGCCGGAATGAGGTGGTGGGCGTGGCCGTCAAAATCATACGCGACGGGCGGTTTGTGGACTGTACTTCGCGAAAAGAACTTTTCAGGGCACGGGTGTGGCGGAAGCTGCTTCCGTTGCGCCGGGTGTTGCTGTATCTGTGCAGAAGGTGGAGGATATGA